The following proteins come from a genomic window of Nostoc sp. TCL26-01:
- a CDS encoding Uma2 family endonuclease, which translates to MTQALPKIVTFDEFITWYPENSGVRYELHNGEIVEMAQPTGKHERIKGFSAAELTVEFRRLNLPYFIPNQAIVRPPERESGYFPDVLILNGAALVDEPLWEKSSTVTKGTSIPLVIEVVTTNWRDDYYLKLADYEQMGIPEYWIVEDTALDGFPGLKQVSVDYAALGARKFIGNPKQPTFSVYQLIDGEYQVTQFRGSDKIISLTFPELNLTAEQIFNAG; encoded by the coding sequence ATGACTCAAGCCTTACCAAAAATAGTTACCTTTGACGAATTTATTACCTGGTATCCCGAAAACTCTGGGGTACGCTATGAATTGCACAATGGAGAAATTGTCGAAATGGCACAGCCTACAGGGAAGCATGAAAGGATAAAAGGATTTTCGGCGGCTGAATTGACTGTAGAGTTTAGACGATTAAATCTCCCCTACTTTATCCCCAATCAAGCAATAGTCAGACCACCGGAAAGAGAATCAGGTTATTTCCCAGATGTCTTAATCCTCAATGGTGCTGCTTTAGTGGATGAACCGCTTTGGGAAAAATCTTCTACTGTGACTAAGGGGACATCAATTCCTTTAGTTATTGAGGTTGTCACTACAAATTGGCGCGATGATTATTATCTCAAACTTGCCGATTATGAGCAGATGGGCATTCCTGAATATTGGATTGTTGAGGACACTGCGTTGGACGGGTTTCCCGGCTTGAAGCAAGTGTCCGTTGACTATGCTGCTTTGGGAGCTAGGAAATTTATTGGTAATCCTAAACAACCCACTTTTTCAGTCTATCAACTAATTGATGGGGAATACCAAGTTACTCAGTTTCGGGGTAGCGATAAAATTATATCTCTTACTTTTCCTGAGTTAAATTTGACTGCGGAACAAATTTTTAATGCTGGTTAA
- a CDS encoding restriction endonuclease subunit S, with translation MLPNSWIYSQIEDIAEISMGQSPPGDSYNVDGVGIPLINGPVEFGSTPFSKTIKSKFTTLPTKMCKEGDLILCVRGSTTGRMNIAGFDACIGRGVAAIRSHLYQQYLNIFIHFNQYQIHRLGTGSTFPNVSADILNKIVIPLPPLNEQRRIVAKIEALKARSQRVKEELEDIPQLLDQFRQSVLAAAFRGDLTADWREQDNKEFLDYDFPSTWKKGKLSDVVEGLKQGWSPKCKNFPSSSEDVWGVIKTTAVQSLRFVEEENKQLPSHLEPRPELELMEGDLLITRAGPRARAGVTCLVSSVRSKLMFCDKVYKFRAKESYVLPLYLAYFLNSPSIISLIDQLKTGISDSGVNLTQEKFLALPLWLPPIAEQQKIIERVKTLFKIIEEIEQKYQEANANLDQLDQSILAKAFRGELVPQDPDDEPASVLLERIRAERAKLQTKTAKKSTTKTSARRTKKTQAQQEEPVQLDLELE, from the coding sequence ATGCTTCCAAATAGTTGGATATATTCCCAAATTGAGGATATAGCCGAAATTAGTATGGGGCAAAGTCCTCCAGGCGATTCTTACAATGTTGATGGAGTTGGAATACCATTAATAAATGGGCCAGTTGAGTTTGGTTCTACTCCATTTTCTAAAACAATAAAATCTAAATTTACTACTTTGCCAACAAAAATGTGCAAAGAAGGTGATTTAATATTATGCGTGCGTGGTTCAACCACTGGACGAATGAATATTGCTGGTTTTGATGCTTGTATTGGTCGAGGTGTTGCTGCTATTCGCTCACACCTGTATCAGCAATATTTAAATATTTTTATTCATTTCAATCAATATCAAATACATAGATTAGGAACAGGCTCAACATTCCCCAACGTATCTGCTGATATTTTAAATAAAATTGTTATTCCCCTCCCACCCCTGAACGAACAACGCCGGATAGTTGCGAAAATAGAGGCACTGAAGGCTAGGAGTCAGCGAGTGAAGGAGGAGCTTGAGGATATTCCTCAACTGCTAGACCAGTTCCGTCAATCTGTCCTCGCCGCCGCCTTTCGTGGCGACCTCACTGCTGATTGGCGGGAGCAGGATAACAAAGAATTTCTTGATTATGATTTTCCTTCGACTTGGAAGAAAGGGAAATTAAGTGATGTGGTTGAGGGTTTAAAACAAGGTTGGAGTCCTAAATGTAAAAATTTTCCATCTTCTTCCGAAGATGTTTGGGGAGTAATTAAAACAACTGCTGTTCAATCACTTCGTTTTGTAGAAGAAGAAAATAAACAGCTTCCGTCACACCTTGAGCCTAGACCTGAGTTAGAGCTTATGGAAGGAGATTTACTAATTACACGTGCTGGGCCAAGAGCTAGGGCGGGAGTTACCTGTTTAGTTTCTTCAGTTCGCTCAAAATTAATGTTCTGCGATAAAGTTTACAAGTTTCGCGCTAAAGAGTCGTATGTCCTGCCTCTTTATCTTGCATATTTCCTAAATTCTCCCTCGATTATTTCTTTGATTGATCAACTAAAAACTGGTATATCCGACAGTGGTGTTAATCTGACTCAGGAAAAGTTCTTAGCTCTTCCCTTGTGGTTGCCGCCAATTGCTGAACAACAAAAAATTATTGAACGAGTTAAAACCCTATTCAAAATTATCGAAGAAATAGAACAAAAGTACCAAGAAGCCAACGCAAACCTAGATCAACTCGACCAATCAATCCTCGCCAAAGCCTTTCGCGGCGAACTTGTACCCCAAGACCCCGACGACGAACCTGCATCCGTCCTGCTAGAACGCATCCGCGCAGAACGCGCCAAACTCCAAACCAAAACAGCCAAAAAATCCACCACCAAAACCAGCGCACGACGTACCAAAAAAACACAAGCACAACAGGAAGAACCAGTACAGCTAGACCTGGAGTTAGAGTAG
- a CDS encoding PIN domain-containing protein, protein MKISFIDSGVLVAAARSVGELSEKALSILEDSEREFASSVFVKLEVIPKAIFNQRTKESEFYETFFSGVTYWANDLDKIVQDAYQIAVQYGLAAMDALHIAAALSVDAEEFVTTEKKTKPMFRVSIIKVISIFD, encoded by the coding sequence ATGAAGATAAGTTTTATTGATTCTGGGGTGCTAGTTGCTGCGGCTCGTAGTGTGGGAGAATTATCAGAAAAAGCTCTTTCTATTCTAGAAGACTCTGAACGAGAATTTGCTTCCAGCGTGTTTGTTAAGTTGGAAGTAATTCCCAAAGCAATTTTTAATCAACGAACAAAAGAATCTGAATTTTACGAAACATTTTTTAGCGGTGTCACTTATTGGGCGAATGATTTAGACAAAATTGTTCAAGATGCTTATCAAATTGCTGTTCAGTATGGTTTAGCGGCTATGGACGCGCTACATATTGCGGCTGCGTTGTCAGTTGATGCAGAAGAATTTGTGACGACTGAGAAGAAAACAAAGCCTATGTTTAGAGTATCTATTATTAAAGTTATTTCTATTTTTGATTAA
- a CDS encoding DUF2281 domain-containing protein, with the protein MSAEQELLSNWRSLPPDKQEEVLDFVKFIHAKMVKTQPLTPANKSQLGKRLRQIRAEIVSSGEHLLTQDELEKEIANRRGGLQEPDT; encoded by the coding sequence ATGAGTGCAGAACAAGAATTATTAAGCAATTGGCGTTCTCTTCCACCAGACAAACAAGAGGAAGTTTTAGATTTTGTAAAATTTATTCATGCAAAAATGGTAAAAACTCAACCTCTAACACCTGCAAATAAATCTCAATTGGGAAAACGTCTGCGGCAAATACGTGCCGAAATCGTTTCTTCTGGTGAACATTTGTTAACTCAAGATGAACTTGAAAAAGAAATTGCTAATCGTCGCGGTGGGTTACAGGAACCTGATACATGA